One Hippoglossus hippoglossus isolate fHipHip1 chromosome 13, fHipHip1.pri, whole genome shotgun sequence genomic window carries:
- the pxylp1 gene encoding 2-phosphoxylose phosphatase 1 isoform X2: MVSAVAAHLFLSLVSVNLIPITPIVEERPFQAEDGGHGVALGKSRKRVFPVPHTQEPNPISEAYGYCNTPNHTEQAWEGHSPADYKLLSVQVMIRHGDRYPLYYIPKTKRPAIDCTLSPSRRPSHPLLNAFISHMGQGSRGHWESSLGSAPRLPNHSVCEMGELTQTGVVQHLHNGQLLHQAYKHHNLLPSNWMPRQLWVETTGKSRTLQSGLAFLYGFLPDFDWTKLTMRHQWSTLFCGSACDCPARNRYLEEEQKRQYRLRVADTELERNYADMARTLGLPTRQLRAANPIDSLLCHLCHGLSFPCVRMAESGSGGCLTMAQFAVIRRQQLDDEVDRRRVGLYHKYAILAMYPYLNRTAAKMERVAKSSEAGRQPRAGGEEVFTVSSAHDVTMAPLLSALGLEEARFPRFAARVVFELWKSPPTMQGQLKKKAGKAKDGELFIRVLYNGEDVTFHTTFCRSHNHHAGQPLCPLKKFLSFVRRDMFSIFNATTYQGACYRRPG; this comes from the exons ATGGTCTCCGCCGTCGCTGCACACCTTTTCCTCTCCCTCGTCAGTG TGAACCTGATCCCCATCACCCCCATAGTGGAGGAGCGACCGTTCCAGGCTGAAGATGGAGGCCATGGGGTGGCTCTGGGGAAGAGTAGAAAGAGGGTGTTCCCGGTGCCTCACACCCAGGAACCCAACCCTATATCTGAGGCCTATGGCTACTGCAACACCCCCAACCACACCGAACAGGCCTGGGAGG GTCACAGTCCTGCCGACTACAAGCTGCTGTCTGTCCAGGTGATGATTCGCCATGGAGACCGTTACCCACTCTACTACATCCCCAAGACCAAGCGACCAGCCATCGACTGCACCCTGTCCCCCAGCAG GCGGCCATCCCACCCCCTGCTGAACGCCTTCATCAGCCACATGGGCCAAGGAAGCCGAGGCCACTGGGAATCATCACTGGGCTCTGCTCCCCGTCTGCCCAACCACAGTGTCTGTGAGATGGGAGaactcacacagacag GTGTGGTGCAGCACCTACACAATGGGCAGCTCCTCCATCAAGCCTACAAGCACCACAATCTTCTCCCCTCCAATTGGATGCCTCGCCAGTTGTGGGTGGAGACCACAGGTAAGAGCAGGACTCTCCAGAGCGGACTGGCCTTCCTCTACGGCTTCCTCCCGGATTTTGATTGGACGAAGCTGACCATGCGTCACCAGTGGAGCACGTTATTCTGCGGCTCGGCCTGTGACTGCCCCGCCAGGAACAGATACCTCGAGGAGGAGCAGAAGCGGCAGTATCGTCTGCGGGTGGCCGATACCGAGCTGGAGAGGAATTACGCCGACATGGCGCGGACTTTGGGTCTGCCTACCCGCCAGCTCAGAGCTGCTAACCCTATAGACTCCCTGCTGTGCCACCTGTGCCACGGCCTGTCTTTCCCATGTGTTCGCATGGCGGAGAGTGGCAGTGGTGGATGTCTGACAATGGCACAGTTTGCTGTGATTCGTCGGCAGCAGTTAGATGATGAGGTGGATCGGAGAAGAGTGGGGCTGTACCATAAATATGCCATACTGGCTATGTACCCCTACCTGAACCGAACGGCTGCCAAGATGGAGCGTGTTGCCAAGAGCAGCGAGGCTGGAAGACAGCCTCGAGCAGGCGGCGAGGAGGTCTTCACCGTCTCTTCAGCTCATGACGTCACCATGGCCCCGCTGCTGAGCGCCCTCGGCCTGGAGGAGGCCAGGTTCCCACGTTTCGCAGCCAGAGTGGTGTTTGAACTGTGGAAGAGTCCCCCAACAATGCAAGGGCAGCTGAAAAAGAAAGCTGGCAAAGCAAAAGATGGGGAACTGTTCATCAGGGTGCTGTACAACGGCGAGGATGTAACATTTCATACCACCTTCTGTCGCTCCCACAACCATCATGCCGGCCAGCCCCTCTGCCCTCTGAAGAAATTCCTGTCTTTTGTCAGGAGAGACATGTTCAGTATTTTCAACGCCACTACCTACCAGGGTGCCTGCTACAGACGCCCCGGTTGA
- the pxylp1 gene encoding 2-phosphoxylose phosphatase 1 isoform X1, whose amino-acid sequence MLARNRFILLVVVGGAALAVISLSLQFLNLIPITPIVEERPFQAEDGGHGVALGKSRKRVFPVPHTQEPNPISEAYGYCNTPNHTEQAWEGHSPADYKLLSVQVMIRHGDRYPLYYIPKTKRPAIDCTLSPSRRPSHPLLNAFISHMGQGSRGHWESSLGSAPRLPNHSVCEMGELTQTGVVQHLHNGQLLHQAYKHHNLLPSNWMPRQLWVETTGKSRTLQSGLAFLYGFLPDFDWTKLTMRHQWSTLFCGSACDCPARNRYLEEEQKRQYRLRVADTELERNYADMARTLGLPTRQLRAANPIDSLLCHLCHGLSFPCVRMAESGSGGCLTMAQFAVIRRQQLDDEVDRRRVGLYHKYAILAMYPYLNRTAAKMERVAKSSEAGRQPRAGGEEVFTVSSAHDVTMAPLLSALGLEEARFPRFAARVVFELWKSPPTMQGQLKKKAGKAKDGELFIRVLYNGEDVTFHTTFCRSHNHHAGQPLCPLKKFLSFVRRDMFSIFNATTYQGACYRRPG is encoded by the exons ATGCTGGCTCGCAACCGCTTCATCCTCCTGGTGGTGGTGGGCGGGGCAGCGCTGGCTGTCATCAGTCTGAGCCTTCAGTTCT TGAACCTGATCCCCATCACCCCCATAGTGGAGGAGCGACCGTTCCAGGCTGAAGATGGAGGCCATGGGGTGGCTCTGGGGAAGAGTAGAAAGAGGGTGTTCCCGGTGCCTCACACCCAGGAACCCAACCCTATATCTGAGGCCTATGGCTACTGCAACACCCCCAACCACACCGAACAGGCCTGGGAGG GTCACAGTCCTGCCGACTACAAGCTGCTGTCTGTCCAGGTGATGATTCGCCATGGAGACCGTTACCCACTCTACTACATCCCCAAGACCAAGCGACCAGCCATCGACTGCACCCTGTCCCCCAGCAG GCGGCCATCCCACCCCCTGCTGAACGCCTTCATCAGCCACATGGGCCAAGGAAGCCGAGGCCACTGGGAATCATCACTGGGCTCTGCTCCCCGTCTGCCCAACCACAGTGTCTGTGAGATGGGAGaactcacacagacag GTGTGGTGCAGCACCTACACAATGGGCAGCTCCTCCATCAAGCCTACAAGCACCACAATCTTCTCCCCTCCAATTGGATGCCTCGCCAGTTGTGGGTGGAGACCACAGGTAAGAGCAGGACTCTCCAGAGCGGACTGGCCTTCCTCTACGGCTTCCTCCCGGATTTTGATTGGACGAAGCTGACCATGCGTCACCAGTGGAGCACGTTATTCTGCGGCTCGGCCTGTGACTGCCCCGCCAGGAACAGATACCTCGAGGAGGAGCAGAAGCGGCAGTATCGTCTGCGGGTGGCCGATACCGAGCTGGAGAGGAATTACGCCGACATGGCGCGGACTTTGGGTCTGCCTACCCGCCAGCTCAGAGCTGCTAACCCTATAGACTCCCTGCTGTGCCACCTGTGCCACGGCCTGTCTTTCCCATGTGTTCGCATGGCGGAGAGTGGCAGTGGTGGATGTCTGACAATGGCACAGTTTGCTGTGATTCGTCGGCAGCAGTTAGATGATGAGGTGGATCGGAGAAGAGTGGGGCTGTACCATAAATATGCCATACTGGCTATGTACCCCTACCTGAACCGAACGGCTGCCAAGATGGAGCGTGTTGCCAAGAGCAGCGAGGCTGGAAGACAGCCTCGAGCAGGCGGCGAGGAGGTCTTCACCGTCTCTTCAGCTCATGACGTCACCATGGCCCCGCTGCTGAGCGCCCTCGGCCTGGAGGAGGCCAGGTTCCCACGTTTCGCAGCCAGAGTGGTGTTTGAACTGTGGAAGAGTCCCCCAACAATGCAAGGGCAGCTGAAAAAGAAAGCTGGCAAAGCAAAAGATGGGGAACTGTTCATCAGGGTGCTGTACAACGGCGAGGATGTAACATTTCATACCACCTTCTGTCGCTCCCACAACCATCATGCCGGCCAGCCCCTCTGCCCTCTGAAGAAATTCCTGTCTTTTGTCAGGAGAGACATGTTCAGTATTTTCAACGCCACTACCTACCAGGGTGCCTGCTACAGACGCCCCGGTTGA